The region TTGAGGCTTACAGTTAGAATTGGTTGTAGATGTTAGGATTAGAGCTTCATTGTATTAAGTAAGCTTCATAAAGAACCATCATCAATGAGACTGAACCACTTACTAAATGAAGTGCTTAAATCTGTGCAGCAGTGGGAATTCTATGCACAATTAAAccacaatacatttatttaatcaatagAAATAAGCGCATGTGATGCTCATTTCAATTGCTGTGATTGCAGAATTGCGAGCCTGTCAAAGATCTTCCCCACTCTGATGCTGTATAAGCTGTGGGAGGATGGCCTGGTGGACTCTCTCGATGACCCTCTGGAGAAGTACACAGACAACTTCACCATCAAGAACCCGCTGGGGAAAAGTGGACGGCCGGTATCCTCAACGGGCAGGAGCCGCTTGCCTGAGCTCACCCTGCGCAGGATGACCAGCCATCTCTCTGGTAACCACTCTATTTATCTTAATGACGTAGTGGCCATTTTTGATTCATCTACATGAAAAAGCAGAACTTTGTAGTCTCTCTCCAGACCTCTGATTCAATGCCTTCATCTGTGATTGGTTACAACAGGTCTGATgctgtgttatataaataatgagGGTTTCTACTGGTTAGAAAAACAGTTGACCAATTGAAGCTTGGTAGGCGGGACTAGGAATGGAGGTGACATTTTACAACATAGCTacattcatcaaaaaaaaaaatgcaaaaatgtaccAATGATGGATGAGATGGACACAGCTGCACAGATAAGTTGGACAACCTATTGCTAACTACTCTTAGCAACTGCAGCTTTCTGTTGACCTAATATGGTATCGGTGGGACAGAGTTGTCATTGGCTACTGAGAAAGAACATTTTAGTAAAGAAATTGGCAAACACAAGCATGAAACTACATGAAAATTAAAAGAACAGTCAAATCAGGCGAAGGACCAACATTAGGCTTGTTTGAGATCAGCTCTAGCTTTGtaaagtgtatgtgtttgactgACTGTTTCAGAAAATGTGGTAACCATGGTCGTGTGCAGGCCCTTTGAAATTAACACTGTACATCTACATATGCGATTAAGCAAATGAAAAATGGAGACAGTTTATCAGAATGTGAAGTGAGCTCAGCATCAGACTGAACAAACATTATGAAGAGAAACTAAGAGAACGTGACGCCACAACGGTTTTTTCAGCTGTAATCTCATCATCAATATCTTAAACTCTTTGAGGGTCGACATCATTAGTTGCGTTAACGTTGTACTGAGTTAAAAGTTCAGTGTTCTGGAATGATTTGGCCCCAATAGGTATAGTGTTCCTGCAAATACACATTAAGTACACAGCCAATTATGTAATCATTATCTAATAGCAGCTTGTCTATGCATAAGGGTTTGAAAAAGCAAGAACAGCGTTGGTCACTGCTTAAGTAATTGTGTGTGTCACATATACGTAGAGGGTCAGAGACAATACAACAGAAACACCCTTGATTATCAGGAAATCGTGTACAACCTAGCAAAATACCGTCTGGAAAACGAGTTTAGACGTGAAtcaacacatttgaaaaacttAGATTATGAGCTTCACATAGCTAGTATTTCCTCCagtcttttaaattaaatcagattGTGACAGGCGTGTTTTATTAATGACCAGTCATCTAAATGAGaacaatataaagaatacatGTAAGTGATAAACTCTGATTCACAGATCCTGTTAAACCAACAGAAGACTGGCTAATTTGATGCCCCTGCAATTACAGACAGGGACTCCATGTTACCATGTTACCATCATGAATACAGATGACCACTTATTATCTCATAtgaatgtagaaaaagaaaaatgatggtTATCATTGCTTGAGGTGGTGAATTCATAGCAAAGAGGTTACATTATGTAACAGGTGGTTACACTTCCTGTCACCTCATTACATGGCAGTCAAAAAGCTCCACAGCAGGGTGTGAAGGAAGCACATTCGTCAAAATGTAGGTCTGGACTCTCACACTCAACACTGTGTTAATCCTGATGAGGACACGTCTTTACCACCTACTACAGCACCTTAACCAACCTGGGTTCACATGAATATAGAAAGAAGCTATAATTACACTGACCTGTGTCTAGAGATAGAGCTAATCTGCTCTGTGCTCTCAGAATGGAATGGAGGCATTATGAGAGGGGGAAGCCCTGCTGAGAGGAGAAGTTGAACTAAACTGTCTGAGGACACAGATTGAAAACCATGTCATAACCTGACAGATAGCCTACTGGGCATAAGAGATCACTTATCTTTACAATTACTGTAGGAAATTTTAAATGCCACATTAACATACAACCAAAGTAGACAAATAGAAATTTTGACATGGTAGCACAAGATGGAAATTCAGCAGATCACCGGTTATTTATCCcgagaaatgtgtgtgtcaaaatGTAACAGTGTCTAATAGTTGATGTTGAAAGTCTGGGATGTTTGAGTGTGGACCAGCTGGTCAACCAAACAATGAAACGACCGATACTGTAATCCTCACAGCCATGTTTGCATGCACTCAGGTAACCAGGTTACTCAGAGAGATGAGATTACATGGGTAACCAGAGGACACATTTACATATACTTAAGTAACCTGGTTACTCTAaatctgtgtatttatgtagCAGATTTCCAGATTTCTCTCCTGCTGCCAACCTTATTTTGGAAGCATGGCTTACTGATTTTAACTCTGTTAGAAGATGCTGCTTCCTGATTTTGTTTAAACATAAAAGTAGAAGATGTCATCTTGATTGCTGTCGTTTTCATTTCtctattattttaaacatgtacGGTTGTGAAGTTTTTGGTTTAAAAGTGGTTATTGAAGTGATATTTATGGAGCACTTAATTGCTCTTCCTAAATGACCAGAAGTATATATAGAGTGGAATTTTCAGGGAGGATCAAATAGTTTCAGAGCAAATTAATTCAATTTCATAATATTACATTCAGTTTCAAGTGTATAGGAATTAAGTTGCATTGAAAAAGTTCCATTTTTCAATGCAATAATGCAAATTAAACTATACAAATTCAAATTATGTTCTTACATAGATACTGTAtctgtttaatgttttcagGTATGATTACTTATCTTGGTTCTTTCTTTAAAGGACCAGCATGTaggatttagtagcatctagtggCGAGGttacagattgcaaccaactgaatacccctcccctttCAACCATATAGGAGAATCTATGGTGGCTGCGGAACTAGCAAAAAATGGCATGCCCTCTCTAGAACCCGTGTTTTATCTGTTCTGGGCtaatgtagaaacatggcagtgcaacatggcaggcttCATGGACGAGGATATGGATATTATATTCTGTTTCTGCCAAATCCGTTCCACTATATACCACCAAATTCTACACACTACACCTTTAAAGCGGTATCTTATTCATGAATACATGGAAACagtattatttaatgtttttacagGGTTACCCCGAAGATTAAGGTCAACTAATCTCCTTTGGAGTGGAGACACGCAGGCGGCCCTTAATTTGTTACAGGATGATCTCCTTGTGGCAGATCCAGGCACTAAGTAAGACTCTGTTCTTCCTGTTTTGCTCTATTTTTGACGCTGATTACTTTAAACAGTCagttaaaaatggaaatactatGGATACAACAAGGATCCTTTTGGTATTTTGCAACCACAGGCAACTTTCAACTGACATGACATGATTGTCTCTTTTCCCTCAGATGCCACTACAGCAATGTTGCCTTCTCCTTGTTGGCCAACATCCTGGCTCAAAAAGTGACTGGCTCTGACTTTGAGAGCTGGGTGTCAGAAAACATTCTGGAGCGTCTCAGCATGGAGGATACTGGTTTCAACATAACTCCAACTATTCAGAAACAGATGGCTGTGGGCGTCTACAGCAATGGCCAGCCGGCTCCTCTCTACAACCTAGGCTGGTATCGACCTGCGGGCCAGATGTATTCCACAGCAGCTGACATGGCAAAGCTCATGATGGCTCTTCTCGGTGTATACGGCGGGACACTGCTACGCCAGGACACCCTGAACACCATGATGACACCGGTTTTAAAATGCCAAAGTGGATACTTTGCCAATTCCACCGGCACACCATGGGAGATCAATGAGCAGTTTGGCTATGATGTGGTGAGAAAAGATGGTGACCTGGACGGCTATGCGACCACCCTCTCCCTGGTTCCACGGCTCAAACTGGGGATAGTGATCCTGATGGCTGGGGTTCGGCCAGCAGACCAGGACCTTGTGAGGCAGGCCTACAGCTACCTCATTCCTGCAGTGGAGGGCGCTTTCAGAGACGCTCAACGAGCTCTCAGACCACCACCTGACCCAACTCCATACATGGGCTTTTTCACTTACAAGAATATGACTTTCTATGAGATTAAAGTGGGCTCAGATGGAGTGCTGGTCATGCAGCAGTTTGGACCACAGGTGGACACAACTGTGCCGTCCAAGTACAGAACTATCCGGCTGGACTACCTCCAGGACAGGGTGTTCAAGGTGGTGTTTGAGAACCCATACCCTTGTAAGCTGAAGGTTAACAGCGCCTCAGTCTCCCTGGAGATACAGGACAGACAGCTCTTTAACTTTTATGTTTTCAACAAGAAAGGTGTGTCACCAGGATTTGATTCCCCAGGACTCAACACTTACAAGGTGATGAGGATATCTGGCAAACCATATTTTACTTCATAAAAACAGGAATTCATTTTCAGCTGTCACTATACCTGGGGGCTGTGTCAAGGACAAATGCAGTGGAAGACATGATATTGCAAACAAATGGCTATATTTGACTATGTGGCCAGTGGTTGTGTGTGGTCAGTGCGATGAAAGGCTCCCTTGCTAAGGTTAatgtgattatattgtattttaacgtTATCTATTCAATATTGTACTGCTCATAATACCAATTTTGTCATTTAGTCCAGCCCAAGAAATCTCTGAAAGTTGCTCTTCTGCTAGATAACTAGCACAGGCAAAGCAAAACTGTTACACTATTGTATAAACGGTTTCGGTAAGATGTTTAATGGACAATATGGTAGTATTTCTCTGCAACCTTCAAGTGCCTACAGTGTGacttagaaagaaaaaaaaattaaaatgtcaaatggtcaAATTTTTCAAGACCCAAGCCCATCtgggaaacatttaaacatgttttctatGAGCAATAATGTAACTACTGCTAAATGAAACTCACATTGTATGATAAGTGTTCAAGTGTCCATAAAGCAGTGGTGGGCAAATAGTGGAGTGGTAGCCAAATCTGGTCcttaaacacaaacatctggCACCCAAATGCCAGCTGAGGTTTTTTAATGGACTGCATAAAATCTTTTACATGACTCTTCATTAATCTACAGCAGACAACAATGTAAAGAAGAGGCTCATCTAAATCCCTATGAGCGTGTAACCTCTTATACACATATATAGttatataacatattttttcCTATGAGATCAGCACAGATTTGTGTTAATAACAGTACTTCCGCTTCAACCATAAATGAAGGTG is a window of Scomber scombrus chromosome 10, fScoSco1.1, whole genome shotgun sequence DNA encoding:
- the lactbl1a gene encoding putative beta-lactamase-like 1 isoform X2 — translated: MKVKWTKLGMVVFFLLSVVMTCCFIWQYRMPKLKTEMLTKVAAIEEMCPRYPEPVPLRHPIISLRLALEKIDVLLKKSIHATKLPAISAIVVLNDSVLWNGNFGKKNISDPSSSAPNEYTVYRIASLSKIFPTLMLYKLWEDGLVDSLDDPLEKYTDNFTIKNPLGKSGRPVSSTGRSRLPELTLRRMTSHLSGLPRRLRSTNLLWSGDTQAALNLLQDDLLVADPGTKCHYSNVAFSLLANILAQKVTGSDFESWVSENILERLSMEDTGFNITPTIQKQMAVGVYSNGQPAPLYNLGWYRPAGQMYSTAADMAKLMMALLGVYGGTLLRQDTLNTMMTPVLKCQSGYFANSTGTPWEINEQFGYDVVRKDGDLDGYATTLSLVPRLKLGIVILMAGVRPADQDLVRQAYSYLIPAVEGAFRDAQRALRPPPDPTPYMGFFTYKNMTFYEIKVGSDGVLVMQQFGPQVDTTVPSKYRTIRLDYLQDRVFKVVFENPYPCKLKVNSASVSLEIQDRQLFNFYVFNKKGVSPGFDSPGLNTYKVMRISGKPYFTS
- the lactbl1a gene encoding putative beta-lactamase-like 1 isoform X3: MKVKWTKLGMVVFFLLSVVMTCCFIWQYRMPKLKTDEMLTKVAAIEEMCPRYPEPVPLRHPIISLRLALEKIDVLLKKSIHATKLPAISAIVVLNDSVLWNGNFGKKNISDPSSSAPNEYTVYRIASLSKIFPTLMLYKLWEDGLVDSLDDPLEKYTDNFTIKNPLGKSGRPVSSTGRSRLPELTLRRMTSHLSGLPRRLRSTNLLWSGDTQAALNLLQDDLLVADPGTKCHYSNVAFSLLANILAQKVTGSDFESWVSENILERLSMEDTGFNITPTIQKQMAVGVYSNGQPAPLYNLGWYRPAGQMYSTAADMAKLMMALLGVYGGTLLRQDTLNTMMTPVLKCQSGYFANSTGTPWEINEQFGYDVVRKDGDLDGYATTLSLVPRLKLGIVILMAGVRPADQDLVRQAYSYLIPAVEGAFRDAQRALRPPPDPTPYMGFFTYKNMTFYEIKVGSDGVLVMQQFGPQVDTTVPSKYRTIRLDYLQDRVFKVVFENPYPCKLKVNSASVSLEIQDRQLFNFYVFNKKGVSPGFDSPGLNTYKVMRISGKPYFTS
- the lactbl1a gene encoding putative beta-lactamase-like 1 isoform X1; this encodes MKVKWTKLGMVVFFLLSVVMTCCFIWQYRMPKLKTDFLPLSVEMLTKVAAIEEMCPRYPEPVPLRHPIISLRLALEKIDVLLKKSIHATKLPAISAIVVLNDSVLWNGNFGKKNISDPSSSAPNEYTVYRIASLSKIFPTLMLYKLWEDGLVDSLDDPLEKYTDNFTIKNPLGKSGRPVSSTGRSRLPELTLRRMTSHLSGLPRRLRSTNLLWSGDTQAALNLLQDDLLVADPGTKCHYSNVAFSLLANILAQKVTGSDFESWVSENILERLSMEDTGFNITPTIQKQMAVGVYSNGQPAPLYNLGWYRPAGQMYSTAADMAKLMMALLGVYGGTLLRQDTLNTMMTPVLKCQSGYFANSTGTPWEINEQFGYDVVRKDGDLDGYATTLSLVPRLKLGIVILMAGVRPADQDLVRQAYSYLIPAVEGAFRDAQRALRPPPDPTPYMGFFTYKNMTFYEIKVGSDGVLVMQQFGPQVDTTVPSKYRTIRLDYLQDRVFKVVFENPYPCKLKVNSASVSLEIQDRQLFNFYVFNKKGVSPGFDSPGLNTYKVMRISGKPYFTS